Part of the Legionella cardiaca genome, GACAGAAATGAGCGAACAAGGCGAAATCAATCTTGGTCAACTAGTGCGCGAACAACATGACAGAAATAGTTATTCCATTGGTTTTTCTACTTATGAAGGGTTTGTAACTGCAGCTTCCGAATGGGATGATCCTCCTAAACGTAAAAAAATAATTCCAGGCTTTGAAAGCAGCTATGAAGAGTTATTTCATCAATTAAAATTCGATGATTTTTTGCTGGATTTAAAAAACAATGAACATTTGGAACATTATTTAAAAATTCCTCGATTACAACGCGCAATTGGTGTTATTTACCGTCCTGAAACTGAACGTCTTAGCCATTATTTTTTTACTCACCTAACCTATCAATTTGATTCGATTATTCATTTTGATAAGACAAATGCTGTGATACCACTGGATGTTAGCCGCCAAATAGCATGATAATTTTATCCTTGCTATTTATTTTCTATACTATTCTGAATAAAGAGCTCAAAAGGATAAGAATCTGATGAAGCTAAATTATGTTGCCTGCACATCACAAGAGGGATTTCATAAAATTGCTTATTCCGAATGGGGGCATGCTGAATTAGACAATTCAGCGATTATTTGCGTTCATGGTTTAACGCGCAATCGCTGTGATTTCGATCATCTCGCACAATTTTTAAGTGCACAAGGCCGTCATGTATTTTGTCCTGATGTTGTCGGTCGCGGAGACAGCAGCTGGTTTAAAAATCCAAAACATTATAATTATCAACAATATATTGCAGATATGACCACGCTTATTGCAAGAACGGGGGCAGAAAAAATAGATTGGATTGGCACCTCTATGGGAGGGCTGATTGGCATGGCACTCGCCTCTTTGCCTGACACACCTATTCGTTCATTGGTTTTAAATGATATTGGACCACAAATTCCCGTTCAGGCTTTATGGCGATTAAGCCAATATGTTAGTAAACATCCTGAATTTAGTAATGTAGAAGAAGCAAAAAAATATTTCAAAATTATTTATGAAAGCTTTGGTAATTTAAGCGATGAACAGTGGAATTATCTAACAATCCATAGTATCAAAGAGCAAGCTCCGGGCATTTATGTCTCTAAATTAGACCCTCATATTAAAGGATCCAAACCAAGTGGCCAATTAGTAAAAGAGTTTTTCACAAACCCTCATCGAGCCCTGGAAGGTATTTTCTTCGATATTGATCTTTGGTACCTATGGCAAAATGTCAAATGCCCAGTTTTGGTAATTCGCGGTAAAAATTCAGACATGCTTTTGCCAGAATACATCAAACGCATGCAAAGAGCCCATCCGCATGTCGACGTTATCGAGGTGGAAAATGCCGGACATGCCCCGATGCTATTTGAAAATAAGGAACAGGAACAAATTGCTAATTGGCTCAAAGCATCACTTGCATAGAAATAAAATTTTTTAACTTGAGCCTATTATTGCGACTATTTAAAATTAATATTTTTGGAAATGGCTATGAGTGTCCGAACACAACATCATATTCTTGTTGTCGGTGGAGGGGCTGGAGGGCTTGAACTAGTCACCAAACTAGGACAAAACTTAGGCAAGCAAGGAAAAGCCAGAATTACTTTGATTGACGAGCAGCCTATTCATCTGTGGAAACCCCTACTTCATGAAGTTGCTGCAGGTTCTCTTGATTCCAATATTGATCAAGTCAATTATTATGCCCATGCTGCAGACAATTATTATCATTACCAACCCGGCACAATGGAAGGTCTGGAAAGAGATAAAAAACGAATCTTGCTAGCGGCACTGGTAGATGAAAATGGCGAAGAACTAGTTCCTAAACGCTTCTTAAGCTACGATACATTGGTATTAGCGGTGGGTAGCTTAAGCAATGATTTCAATGTTCCTGGGGTTAGGCAACATTGTTTATCGCTTGATAATCTTGACCAGGCAAATTTATTTCAAAGAAAATACCTCAACAAACTTCTCTGCACGCAGTATGGACCTCCATCACTACACCCCACTTTTAATATTGTAATTGTCGGTGGTGGCGCTACGGGAGTTGAGTTAGCTGCGGAACTTCATAACAGTTTACGACAAGCTGAAACTTATGGTTTAGATCATGAGACGATTCGATTAGCTCAAATTACTTTAATTGAAAGTGCCCCTCGAATTTTATCACCTTTACCTGAGGCTATAGCCACAGCAGTTACCCAACGCTTAAAGTCTCTTGATATTGCTGTCTACACGAATGAAACAGTTACTCGTGCGACTGAACACGGCATCTATACCAAGAGCGGGCAATTTCATCCTTCTGATTTGTGTGTTTGGGCTGCTGGCATTAAGGCGCCTGATTTTTTAGCCAGCCTCAATGGCTTAGAAACAGATCAAATTAACCGCTTAATTGTTAATTCAACACTGCAAACAACTCGAGATGAAAATATCTTTGCTCTGGGTGATTGTGCTAATTTTATTGATCCAAAGCTTGGCATCCCCGTCCCACCTAGAGCCCAATCTGCTCATCAACAGGCTTGTATCCTAGCGAAATCACTTAAAAATCGACTCAATAATAAGCCATTGATTGATTTTAAATATCACGATCGAGGATCGTTGGTTACCTTAAGTTGCTATGACACATTTGGAAATATAGGCTTCCATAAAATACAACATTTTATCGGTGGCAAAATAGCACAATACGTTTATCGTTCATTGTATTTTATGCATTTATCGTCATTATATGGCTTTTTTGGCGCCTGTACGGTAAGAAAGGCAAAAAAATTGCTTATAAAAACAAGACCACGGTTAAAGTTGCACTTTAGCAAAAATTAAAACAGCGCTATTGAAACATACTCAGGGAGGGGGCAGCGTGAAGAAAAAATTTCTTGAAAAACCTACCTGGAATCGAGTTGCATTTATATTCCAAGGGGGTGGAGCTCTAGGAGCTTTTCAAGTGGGAATCTATGAGGCACTCCATAATGCCGGTTACCAATTAGATTGGGTAAGTGGCATTTCTATTGGCGCAATCAATGCTGCCATTGTTGCTGGTAATAAGCCAGAACATCGTGTGGAGAAATTGAAGGAATTTTGGAAGATTATTGCAACCCCCTCCTATTTTTCCTGGTGGGAACAATACCTGGAAAACGTGGATATGCATCGCTGGTATAATCAATTGCATGCACATACCACCCTTCTTTTTGGACAACCAGGATTTTTTAAACCAAGGCTATTCAATCCGCATTTTGCATCTAACTCAACACCAGATGAACTTAGTTTTTATGATACCTCCATGCTCAAGGACACGCTTGAGCATTTAATTGATTTTGATATTCTTAATAGTGGCAAGACACGTTTGACCTTATCTGCAGTACGCCTGGTAGATGGTCAACAAGTTCTTTTTGATACCTTGCATCAAAAGGTTTATTCCGAACACATTATGGCAAGCGGAGCATTACCTCCTGGATTTCCAGCAGTTAAAATCGATGGGCTTTATTATTGGGATGGAGGTATTGTTAATAATACCCCTATTGAGGTTATTTTAAATGACTTACCTCGTGTCAGTACTTTATGTTTTATGGTGCAACTTTTCGATCCTGAGAGTAAGGATCCGACAACCTTGGATGAGGTGTTATTGAAGCAGAAAGACATGACTTATGCGAGTCATTATAAGCGTGTTCTAAAAAGTTTTTGCGAAGCACATGATATGCGACACGCCA contains:
- a CDS encoding patatin-like phospholipase family protein, which codes for MKKKFLEKPTWNRVAFIFQGGGALGAFQVGIYEALHNAGYQLDWVSGISIGAINAAIVAGNKPEHRVEKLKEFWKIIATPSYFSWWEQYLENVDMHRWYNQLHAHTTLLFGQPGFFKPRLFNPHFASNSTPDELSFYDTSMLKDTLEHLIDFDILNSGKTRLTLSAVRLVDGQQVLFDTLHQKVYSEHIMASGALPPGFPAVKIDGLYYWDGGIVNNTPIEVILNDLPRVSTLCFMVQLFDPESKDPTTLDEVLLKQKDMTYASHYKRVLKSFCEAHDMRHAITELYNMLPENMKNNPKAQKIRAMGCKTIMTLVRFHRHGLNTDLSSKDYAFSSKSIDNGIQMGYEQAANALKKSLWLQPVPDDVGAVLYDMCPHEETETIFKHGEKYQQ
- a CDS encoding NAD(P)/FAD-dependent oxidoreductase, producing the protein MSVRTQHHILVVGGGAGGLELVTKLGQNLGKQGKARITLIDEQPIHLWKPLLHEVAAGSLDSNIDQVNYYAHAADNYYHYQPGTMEGLERDKKRILLAALVDENGEELVPKRFLSYDTLVLAVGSLSNDFNVPGVRQHCLSLDNLDQANLFQRKYLNKLLCTQYGPPSLHPTFNIVIVGGGATGVELAAELHNSLRQAETYGLDHETIRLAQITLIESAPRILSPLPEAIATAVTQRLKSLDIAVYTNETVTRATEHGIYTKSGQFHPSDLCVWAAGIKAPDFLASLNGLETDQINRLIVNSTLQTTRDENIFALGDCANFIDPKLGIPVPPRAQSAHQQACILAKSLKNRLNNKPLIDFKYHDRGSLVTLSCYDTFGNIGFHKIQHFIGGKIAQYVYRSLYFMHLSSLYGFFGACTVRKAKKLLIKTRPRLKLHFSKN
- a CDS encoding alpha/beta fold hydrolase, whose protein sequence is MKLNYVACTSQEGFHKIAYSEWGHAELDNSAIICVHGLTRNRCDFDHLAQFLSAQGRHVFCPDVVGRGDSSWFKNPKHYNYQQYIADMTTLIARTGAEKIDWIGTSMGGLIGMALASLPDTPIRSLVLNDIGPQIPVQALWRLSQYVSKHPEFSNVEEAKKYFKIIYESFGNLSDEQWNYLTIHSIKEQAPGIYVSKLDPHIKGSKPSGQLVKEFFTNPHRALEGIFFDIDLWYLWQNVKCPVLVIRGKNSDMLLPEYIKRMQRAHPHVDVIEVENAGHAPMLFENKEQEQIANWLKASLA